From the Companilactobacillus ginsenosidimutans genome, the window AATATCTAAAATTTGAATATTCATTTCATTTATGTACTTTTTACGAAGATATTTTATTAAATTCTGATTATATGAACCTGGTTTACTGCTTCCACAGAAGGCGACAATCTTCATCGACACATCTATCACTCCTAAATTGTTTGTCACTTCACATTATTATATTAAGTGTCACATTATTGGTTAGCTTTGGCAATATTGGAAATCAGTTTTCTTTTTTGATAGTTTACCAATCCCGCTGTAATAGGATTAACAGCCATAAAACAACAAAAAAGTGCAAAAAAATAACATTTTTGCAAGGGTTTTCATTATCTAGCGGAATATTGCCTGCTTAACCATTGTGAAACATGTGATAAAAGGGCATGAAAACGCTTATCTATCAATTTTTTTATTGTGAATTCAAAATATAATTGATTTCTAATATTGTGTCCTTGTTAAAAAAGTAACAACTTTTTCACTAAATCTATCTTATACTACAAGGGTATTCAATTTTTAATTAATGGAGGTACTAATTATGGCACTCGAAGCCTTAGGTTTGGTAGAAACGAGAGGATTGGTCCCAGCTATTGAAGCAGCGGATGCAATGCTTAAAGCAGCTAACGTAACACTTGTTGGTGAGCAAAAAGTTGGACATGGACTAGTTACAATCATGGTTCGTGGTGATGTTGGTGCTGTTAACGCATCAGTTGATGCCGGAGTTTCAGCAGCTGAAAACATTGGTGAAGTTACATCAAATTATGTAATTCCAAGACCACATGAAGACGTTGATAAGCTAATTGCATTAGAAACTGCAAAGAAGTAGGAGACTAACTCATGCAGAAACCTGATGAAAACGAATTAGTGGAAAAAGTTCTAGCTCAGGTCTTAAGAAATAATGTAGTTGATAACAAACAGAAAGTAGGTGTGAGTCGCTTGAGTTCATCTATTAATGGAGTAACAGAATTTATCGGAATAGCTCCAATTGGTGACACTATTGGAATGGCAATTGCAAATGTTGATCCTGAATTACTAAAGAATTTGCATGTTGAACATCCATATAGATCAATTGGAATCCTATCCGCCAGAACTGGTGGCGGACCACAAATTATGTCAATGGATGAGGCAGTTAAGGGTACTAATACTGAAGCTATTAGTGTTCAAATGCCTCGTGATACAAAAGGTGGAGCAGGACATGGTTCCTTAATCCTTGTTGGTGGTGACGATGTCTCTGACGTTCGTCAAGCTGTCAACATTGCATTGGAAAATGTTCCAAAGCACTTCGGGGATGTTTATAACACTCCTGCAGGTCACTTGGAACTCCAATATACAGCACGTGCAAGTCAAGTATGTAATCTAGCCTTCGGTGCTCCTGAAGGTAAAGCATATGGACTAATTGCAGGTGCACCAGCTGGTATCGGTGTTGTTATGGCCGATGTAGCTATGAAAGCAGCTAATGTAGATGCACTTTCATTTGCTTCTCCAGCACACGGAACAAGTTTTTCAAACGAAGGTATTTTACACATTTCTGGTGAGTCAGGAGCTGTTAGACAAGCAGTTCTTTCTGCCCGTGAAGTTGGTATTAAATTACTAACACAACTCGGTGGTACACCAACTAATGATTACCCTTCATACATCTAATAAAGAGATATCCAGACGTGAGGTGGATAATTTGAAGAGACAAAAGAGATTTGAGGAATTGGAAAAAAGACCAGTTCATGAAGATGGATTTGTTGATGAATGGCCTGAAGAAGGTTTCGTTGCAATGGACGGACCTTATGATCCAAAGCCTAGCGTAAAAATTGAAAATGGTGAAATTGTTGAATTGGATGGTAAGAAAAAGGAAGACTTCGATTTAATCGATTCTTTCATTGCTAAACACTCAATCAACAAGGACACAACTGAAAAAGTTCTTGCTATGGATTCACAAAAGATTGCAAACATGCTTTGTGATCCTAATGTAACTCGTGACAAGATCATTCCTATTACTACCGGTTTTACACCTGCAAAGGCTGCCGAAGTAATTGAACAATTAAATTTCGTTGAAATGATGATGGCAACACAAAAGATGCGTCCACGTAAGACACCAGCAACACAAGGACACGTTACAAACATTCGTGATAACCCTGTTTTAATTGCTGCTGATGCTGCTGATGCTGCATTAAGAGGATTCCCAGAACAAGAAACAACAACTGCTGTTGCTCGTTATGCTCCACTTAATGCCATTTCAATCATGGTCGGTGCCCAAACTGGACGTCCTGGTGTTCTATCACAATGTTCAGTTGAGGAATCAGAGGAGTTGAGTTTAGGTATGCGTGGTTTCACTGCATATGCCGAAACAATTTCCGTTTATGGTACTGAACAAGTATTTACCGATGGTGATGATACACCTTGGTCTAAAGGATTCTTAGCATCATGTTATGCATCACGTGGACTTAAGATGCGTTTCACATCTGGTTCAGGTTCAGAAGTTATGATGGGATATGCTGAAAAGAAATCAATGCTATATCTTGAAGCTCGTTGTATTTTCATCACAAAAGGTTGTGGTGTTCAAGGTCTTCAAAATGGTGCTGTTTCATGTATCGGTATCCCAGGTGCCGTTCCTTCAGGTATTCGTGAAGTTCTAGGTGAAAACCTTCTATGTATGGCAATGGATATCGAATGTGCTTCTGGTAATGACCAAGCATTCTCACATTCAGACATTCGTAGAACTGAAAGATTATTGGGTCAATTCCTTGCCGGAACTGATTACATTTCATCAGGCTATTCAACTGTTCCTAACTACGATAATACTTTTGCTGGTTCAAACATGGATGCTACTGACTATGATGACTACTATGCTATGCAACGTGATTTGAAAGTTAATGGTGGACTAATTCCTGCTAAGGAAGAAGATATCATCAAGGCTAGAAATAAAGCTGCTAAAGCATTGCAAGCTGTATTCAAGTCATTAGATCTTCCTGAGATCACAGACGAAGAAGTCGAAGCTGCAACATATGCATTCAGTTCAAAAGATATGCCTGACCGTAACATGGTTGAAGATATGAAAGCTGCTCAAGATCTTATGGATCGTGGAGTAACTGGTATCGATATCATCAAAGGCCTTTACAATGGTGGATTCACTGACGTTGCACAAGCTGTTCTTAACTTGTTACAACAAAGAATTGCCGGTGACTTCCTACAAACTTCAGCTATCTTTGATAAGGATTGGAACGTTATCTCAGCTGTAAATAATACAAATGACTACAACGGTCCTGGTACTGGATATCATATTGATGACGAGCTATGGAGCAAGATCATCGATATTCCAATGGCAATTAATCCAGCAGATGTTTAAAAGATAGTATGGAGGGAGGTCCAAATTATGAGTGAAGAAATCAATGAGAAATTACTTAGAGAAATAATTCGTCAAGTTATTACAGAAACAAAATCATCAGAAAAGAAAGTTGATTTTGGTAGTAGTTCATCAAACAATTCTGCTTCAACTGCTACAGCAACTAAGCCAGCACCAGGTACAGATGCACCTCTTAAGCTAGATTGGTTCAAGCATGTTGGTCCAGCTAAGAAGGGTACTTCATCAGATGAAGTTGTTATCGCTGTTTTACCTGGATTTGCTGAACATATGACAGAAAACTTGAAGGGTATCAAGCACAAGGATATTCTTCGTCAAGTTACTGCCGGAATTGAAGAGCAAGGACTAAAGGCTCGAGTTATCAAAGTTTACCGTACTGCCGATGTTTCATTTGCCGGTGCTGAAGGTGACAAGTACTCAGGTTCAGGTGTTGCTATTGCTATTCAATCAAAGGGTACAACAATTATTCACCAAAAGGATTTGGAACCATTATCAAACCTTGAATTGTTCCCACAAGCACCAGTTATTGACCTTGATACTTATCGTGCTATTGGTGCAAATGCTGCTAGATATGCCAAAGGTGAATCACCTTCACCTGTTCCAACTGTTAATGATCAGATGGCACGTGTTAAGTATCAAGCTAAATCAGCTTTGATGCATATTAAGGAAACTAAATATGTTGTCACTGGAAAGGGACCAGACGAAATCGAAGTCAACTTCGACTAATCTATCAGGTGGTATAAATGACAGAAATAAATGATTTAATTAGTAAAATTGTTAACAACGTTCAAGAAGAACAAGCTAACAACTCATCAAATACAACATCAAATTCTCAATCAGCCGGAACTGCAACTGCTGGTAAGACTATGACTGCTGCGGATTACCCATTTTTCCAAAAACACCCTGACTTAGTTAATGCCCCAACAGGTAAAAACGTTAAGGAAGTTACTTTGGAAGCCGCTATTAACGGTCAACTTAAACCAGAAGACTTACGTATTTCACCAGCTACGTTGAAAGCTCAAGGTCAAATTGCTGCGAGTGCTGGTAGACCATCAATTCAAAGCAACTTTGATCGTGCTTCTGAACTAACAGCTATTCCTGATGAACGTGTTTTGGAAATGTATGGTTCATTAAGACCATATCGTTCTTCAGAACAAGAATTGTTAGACATGGCCGACGAACTTGAAAACAAGTACAACGCAAAAATTTGTGCTAACTTCGTTCGTGAAGCTGCGACAGAATACAAAAAGCGCAAGAAGCTCAAAGGAGACAACTAGTTTAACGCTAGTTGGATGATAATTTGGAAAGAGTAATTGGAGTCGACATAGGTAATTCATCTACCGAAGTTGTTCTAGCTGAAATTTCAAACGATGGGTCTATCAATTTCATTAATTCCAATATTGCAGAGACTACTGGTATCAAAGGTACCAAGCAGAACATGATGGGAATTAGAAACTCAATTAGTGGATTACTTGATAAAAGTGATATCACGATTGATCAAGTTGATTTGATAAGAATCAACGAAGCAACGCCTGTTATCGGGGATGTTGCTATGGAGACAATCACTGAAACTGTTATTACTGAATCAACAATGATTGGTCACAATCCTAAGACACCAGGTGGTGTCGGTGTAGGAATTGGTTACACAATTGATATTCGCGATTTGGTTGATAATGGTGACAGTAATAAAGATTATGTTGTTATCGTTCCGAAAGAATTAGATTTCGGGGATGTTGCCAAGTTAATCAATACATATTGGAAACATGGATACAGCATTAAAGCCGCAATTCTTCAATCAGATGATGGTGTACTAGTTGATAATCGATTAGACAAAACCATTCCGATTGTTGATGAGGTTGCCTTCATCGATAAGATACCGGTAAATATGTTGTCAGCAGTTGAAGTTGCCGACAAGGGTAAGGTTATTTCACAATTATCAAACCCTTATGGTATTGCAACTGTCTTCAACCTAAATTCTGAAGAAACAAAGAACATCGTTCCTGTATCTCGTGCCTTAATTGGTAACAGATCAGCCGTTGTTATTAAAACTCCAAAAGGTGACGTTAAAGAAAGAGTCATTCCAGCTGGTTCAATCACTATCCATGGTAAACCAATGCCTAAGAAAGTTGGTTTATCCGGTGGGGCTGACAAGATCATGGATGTCGTTTCATCCTTTGATCAAATCGATAACGTTACTGGTGAAGCTGGAACTAATATCGGTGGAATGCTTGAACGTGTTCGTGAAACAATGGCGAAGTTAACTGATAAGCAAATGGATCAAATTGATATCCAAGATTTATTAGCAGTTAATACTTCAGTTCCAATCAATGTTAAAGGTGGTCTAGCTGGTGAGTTCTCAATGGAACAAGCAGTTGGAATTGCATCAATGGTAAAATCCGATCATCTTCAGATGTCTATGATAGCTGATGAGATGGAAAAGGCTTTTGGTGTTCACGTTGAAATTGGTGGTGCGGAAGCTCAATCAGCCATTCTAGGTGCTTTAACAACACCCGGAACATCTGCCCCAATGGCCATTTTGGACTTGGGTGCTGGTTCGACAGATGCTTCAATAATTAATCCCGATGGTGAGTCGGTTGCGATTCACTTAGCTGGTGCAGGAGACATGGTCTCAATGATCATCAATTCTGAACTTGGACTAGATGACATTTACTTGGCAGAAGATATTAAAAAATATCCATTAGCAAAAGTTGAAAGTCTCTTCTTCATCCGCCACGAAGACGGAAGTGTTCAGTTCTTTGATAAGGCTCTACCTGGTAATTTATTTGCCAAGACAGTCGTCGTTAAACCAGATGGTTTTGTACCAGTACCTGGAGATCTAAATATTGAAAAAATCAAGACAATCAGACAAACAGCTAAGAAACGTGTATTCGTTGAAAATGCTATTCGAGCATTGAAACACGTTTCACCAACTGGAAATATTCGTGATATTCCATTTGTTGTAATCGTTGGGGGATCAGCTCTTGACTTTGAAATCCCACAATTAGTAACTGATGAATTGTCACATTACAACTTGGTTGCTGGACGTGGAAACATTCGTGCAATTGAAGGCCCACGTAACGCGGTTGCCACTGGATTGATCTTATCGTATGCGGAAAGTTTGAGGAATAAATAATGGAAATTAACAAACCAGCCATTTTTATTGCGAAAGCTAGTGATTCAGAAAAATTTCAAACAGCCCTGTATGGAATCGAAGAGGAAGGAATTCCTTTCCGTGAAATCAACGATTCCGATATCAATAATCTTTCAAGCATGACAACAGTCGAGAAAGCGTATCAAGCTGCATTATCTTCAAAATTGGGCGTCGGTCTTGCTTATGATGATCAATATGCATATTTGCATCAAAAAAACCTTCCTGCTGCTGAACCACTTTTTAAAGTGTCAATCAGTAAGCAAGAAAGTATTAATCATCTAGGTACGAACGCCGCACGATTAGTAAAAGGTATTCCATTTAAAGACATAGAAGAAAAGGGTGAATAAAAAATGAGTGAATCCCTTGGGTTAGTCGAAGTTGTTGGTTATTCAACAGCTGTGTACATTGCCGATTCAATGGTTAAAACCGCTGATGTTCAAATTCAAAAAGTTGAACGTGCTAGAGGAGACGGTTGGATGACAGTTTATGTCACAGGAGATGTTGGTGCTGTAAATGCCAGTGTACAAGCTGGTGAGGATGCAGCGCAAAAAGTTGGAAACTTCGTTTCTTCTAGAGTTATTGCCAGACCAGCTGGTGATTTAGCTGAATTCAGTTATGCAAATACTGGTGCACCTGTTGCCCCAGAAACAGAAACTGAAGAGGAAGCCGAATCAGATAAGACTGAAAAAGCAGAAACAAAAGACCAAACAAATTCAACAAAACCAGCAACAACTAGACGTACAAGAAGTACTAGAAACACAAGAACTAATAACACAAACAACAAGAAAAAATAAAATTTCGGAGGAAATTATTATGAATAACGCTTTAGGAATGATCGAAACAAAAGGTTTAGTAGGTGCTATTGAAGCAGCCGATGCAATGGTTAAGGCAGCTAATGTATCTCTTGAAGGATACGAAAAAATTGGTTCAGGTTTAGTAACAGTTATCGTTCGTGGTGACGTTGGTGCCGTTAAAGCAGCCGTTGACGCAGGTACATCATCAGCCGAAGAAGTCGGAGAAGTTGTATCAAGTTACGTAATCCCTCGTCCACACGCAGATGTTGAAAAAATCTTACCTAACAACAAATAATCTGTAATTAAAAGAGTGGAGGAACACGAATGAATGACGAACAACTACGCACAATGATTCGCCGAATCATTAGCGAGGAATTAAATAATGACGATGGTGGAATTCCAATTGGTGTTTCAAACCATCATATTCACTTATCAGAAGAAGATTTTGCAACTTTATTCCCAGGTCAAAAGTTTGAATTGTATCGTCAATTGAAACAACCTGCTGACTTTGCTGCAAAGCAAACTGTTGATCTTATCGGACCTAACGGTTTCCAAGTTAGTCATGTAAGACTTCTTGGACCAGCAAGAAGCCACTCACAAGTTGAAATTTCACGTACAGAAGCTCGTGAATTGAATATCGATGCTCCTATTCGTTTATCAGGTAATCTTGATGGTACTCCATCAATTACTGTTAAATCACCAAACGCTGAAATTCAAGTTCAAGGTGTAATTGCTGCAAAGCGTCACATCCACATGAGTTTGGCTGATGCTGACAAGTATGGTCTTAAATACGGTGACATCGTCAAAGTTGAAATTAGATCACAAGATCGTAAGACAATTTTTGAAGATGTTGTTGCTAGACCTAGAAAAGATTTCGTTACTGAAATGCACATCGATACTGATGAAGCAAATGCTGCAAATGTACAAGCAGATACTAAGGCATACATCATTACTGATGATCAAGATAAATAGACCTTTAAGAAAGGATGGTGACCTGTAAGATGATAAACGATCAAGAGAAACTTATTGACGCTGTTATGAAAGTCATCGAAACAAGATCACATAATACTTTCAAGGTTGAAAGCACAGGTAAAGTTCCTGATGCTGAAGTTTTCTTGGTAAATAAAAAAACTATCATATCGTCATTGGATTTGTCATTCGTTCGTGATTTGAATGATTTCAATTTGAAAAATCCATGGGTCGATTGGATTCAGAAGGGATTAAGCTACGATGCTGAATTTGAAATGAAACTCGGATTTTCAAATTTGCAGTTGTTACCTTGGAACTTGTTAGTCCGAACACCGTTTACTTTTTACAGTAAAGATGACAAATTAGTTAGTGCTATTCAAAGGTCAGCTATCACTAGAAACGATGTAATGTTTTTAGAGCCTGGTAGTTACTTGTTGAAAGGTCAACATCAACTAATTACGGACTATGCAAAAGAAGAATTATATACAAGAAAAATAGAGACAGTGGAAAGGATTGAAGAAAATGTACATGGGAATTGTGGTTGGTAGTGTAGTTTCTACTCAAAAAGCCCAGTCATTGATCGGTAAGAAACTAATGATAGTTCAACCGATTGATAGTTCAAAAAATCCAGTACGTTGTGAAGAGGTGTCAATTGACACTGTCGGAGCTGGTATTGGTGAAGCTGTTCTATTGGTAAGAGGTGCAGCTGCAAGAATTTCAGATACAAAGAATGGCCCAGTCAGAAATGAAGCCAGTGATTCTGCAATTGTAGGAATAATCGATAGGTTTGATAAGTAGAGGAACAGATTATGGGAATTTATACAAAAAAAGGTGACAAAGGTAAGACTTCTCTTTATGACGGTACACGTGTTGAGAAATACTCATTAAGAGTTGAAACATATGGAACCGTTGATGAATTGAATACTCAAATCAGCGTTGCACAAAAGTTTTGTAAAGATCCAAAAAACATAGAACTTCTTGATACGATTCAAAACAATCTTTTTATCGTTGCGGGTGAATTGGCCAACGAAGATGCCGCAAACTTTTACAAAAATAGTAAGAGCATAGGGGCTGACGATACAAAACTACTTGAAAATGTTATTGATGAATACACTGCAAAATTGCCAGTAATACACGAATTCATTTTACCCGGTCGTAGTGTTGCCGGAGCACATTTGCATTTATCACGTTCTGTAT encodes:
- a CDS encoding BMC domain-containing protein, whose translation is MALEALGLVETRGLVPAIEAADAMLKAANVTLVGEQKVGHGLVTIMVRGDVGAVNASVDAGVSAAENIGEVTSNYVIPRPHEDVDKLIALETAKK
- the pduB gene encoding propanediol utilization microcompartment protein PduB, coding for MQKPDENELVEKVLAQVLRNNVVDNKQKVGVSRLSSSINGVTEFIGIAPIGDTIGMAIANVDPELLKNLHVEHPYRSIGILSARTGGGPQIMSMDEAVKGTNTEAISVQMPRDTKGGAGHGSLILVGGDDVSDVRQAVNIALENVPKHFGDVYNTPAGHLELQYTARASQVCNLAFGAPEGKAYGLIAGAPAGIGVVMADVAMKAANVDALSFASPAHGTSFSNEGILHISGESGAVRQAVLSAREVGIKLLTQLGGTPTNDYPSYI
- a CDS encoding propanediol/glycerol family dehydratase large subunit, with amino-acid sequence MKRQKRFEELEKRPVHEDGFVDEWPEEGFVAMDGPYDPKPSVKIENGEIVELDGKKKEDFDLIDSFIAKHSINKDTTEKVLAMDSQKIANMLCDPNVTRDKIIPITTGFTPAKAAEVIEQLNFVEMMMATQKMRPRKTPATQGHVTNIRDNPVLIAADAADAALRGFPEQETTTAVARYAPLNAISIMVGAQTGRPGVLSQCSVEESEELSLGMRGFTAYAETISVYGTEQVFTDGDDTPWSKGFLASCYASRGLKMRFTSGSGSEVMMGYAEKKSMLYLEARCIFITKGCGVQGLQNGAVSCIGIPGAVPSGIREVLGENLLCMAMDIECASGNDQAFSHSDIRRTERLLGQFLAGTDYISSGYSTVPNYDNTFAGSNMDATDYDDYYAMQRDLKVNGGLIPAKEEDIIKARNKAAKALQAVFKSLDLPEITDEEVEAATYAFSSKDMPDRNMVEDMKAAQDLMDRGVTGIDIIKGLYNGGFTDVAQAVLNLLQQRIAGDFLQTSAIFDKDWNVISAVNNTNDYNGPGTGYHIDDELWSKIIDIPMAINPADV
- a CDS encoding propanediol/glycerol family dehydratase medium subunit, which translates into the protein MSEEINEKLLREIIRQVITETKSSEKKVDFGSSSSNNSASTATATKPAPGTDAPLKLDWFKHVGPAKKGTSSDEVVIAVLPGFAEHMTENLKGIKHKDILRQVTAGIEEQGLKARVIKVYRTADVSFAGAEGDKYSGSGVAIAIQSKGTTIIHQKDLEPLSNLELFPQAPVIDLDTYRAIGANAARYAKGESPSPVPTVNDQMARVKYQAKSALMHIKETKYVVTGKGPDEIEVNFD
- a CDS encoding diol dehydratase small subunit gives rise to the protein MTEINDLISKIVNNVQEEQANNSSNTTSNSQSAGTATAGKTMTAADYPFFQKHPDLVNAPTGKNVKEVTLEAAINGQLKPEDLRISPATLKAQGQIAASAGRPSIQSNFDRASELTAIPDERVLEMYGSLRPYRSSEQELLDMADELENKYNAKICANFVREAATEYKKRKKLKGDN
- a CDS encoding diol dehydratase reactivase subunit alpha, with the protein product MERVIGVDIGNSSTEVVLAEISNDGSINFINSNIAETTGIKGTKQNMMGIRNSISGLLDKSDITIDQVDLIRINEATPVIGDVAMETITETVITESTMIGHNPKTPGGVGVGIGYTIDIRDLVDNGDSNKDYVVIVPKELDFGDVAKLINTYWKHGYSIKAAILQSDDGVLVDNRLDKTIPIVDEVAFIDKIPVNMLSAVEVADKGKVISQLSNPYGIATVFNLNSEETKNIVPVSRALIGNRSAVVIKTPKGDVKERVIPAGSITIHGKPMPKKVGLSGGADKIMDVVSSFDQIDNVTGEAGTNIGGMLERVRETMAKLTDKQMDQIDIQDLLAVNTSVPINVKGGLAGEFSMEQAVGIASMVKSDHLQMSMIADEMEKAFGVHVEIGGAEAQSAILGALTTPGTSAPMAILDLGAGSTDASIINPDGESVAIHLAGAGDMVSMIINSELGLDDIYLAEDIKKYPLAKVESLFFIRHEDGSVQFFDKALPGNLFAKTVVVKPDGFVPVPGDLNIEKIKTIRQTAKKRVFVENAIRALKHVSPTGNIRDIPFVVIVGGSALDFEIPQLVTDELSHYNLVAGRGNIRAIEGPRNAVATGLILSYAESLRNK
- a CDS encoding glycerol dehydratase reactivase beta/small subunit family protein; this translates as MEINKPAIFIAKASDSEKFQTALYGIEEEGIPFREINDSDINNLSSMTTVEKAYQAALSSKLGVGLAYDDQYAYLHQKNLPAAEPLFKVSISKQESINHLGTNAARLVKGIPFKDIEEKGE
- a CDS encoding BMC domain-containing protein, which produces MSESLGLVEVVGYSTAVYIADSMVKTADVQIQKVERARGDGWMTVYVTGDVGAVNASVQAGEDAAQKVGNFVSSRVIARPAGDLAEFSYANTGAPVAPETETEEEAESDKTEKAETKDQTNSTKPATTRRTRSTRNTRTNNTNNKKK
- a CDS encoding BMC domain-containing protein, producing the protein MMNNALGMIETKGLVGAIEAADAMVKAANVSLEGYEKIGSGLVTVIVRGDVGAVKAAVDAGTSSAEEVGEVVSSYVIPRPHADVEKILPNNK
- the pduL gene encoding phosphate propanoyltransferase; the protein is MNDEQLRTMIRRIISEELNNDDGGIPIGVSNHHIHLSEEDFATLFPGQKFELYRQLKQPADFAAKQTVDLIGPNGFQVSHVRLLGPARSHSQVEISRTEARELNIDAPIRLSGNLDGTPSITVKSPNAEIQVQGVIAAKRHIHMSLADADKYGLKYGDIVKVEIRSQDRKTIFEDVVARPRKDFVTEMHIDTDEANAANVQADTKAYIITDDQDK
- the pduM gene encoding PduM family microcompartment protein, producing MINDQEKLIDAVMKVIETRSHNTFKVESTGKVPDAEVFLVNKKTIISSLDLSFVRDLNDFNLKNPWVDWIQKGLSYDAEFEMKLGFSNLQLLPWNLLVRTPFTFYSKDDKLVSAIQRSAITRNDVMFLEPGSYLLKGQHQLITDYAKEELYTRKIETVERIEENVHGNCGW
- a CDS encoding EutN/CcmL family microcompartment protein, encoding MYMGIVVGSVVSTQKAQSLIGKKLMIVQPIDSSKNPVRCEEVSIDTVGAGIGEAVLLVRGAAARISDTKNGPVRNEASDSAIVGIIDRFDK
- a CDS encoding cob(I)yrinic acid a,c-diamide adenosyltransferase, which codes for MGIYTKKGDKGKTSLYDGTRVEKYSLRVETYGTVDELNTQISVAQKFCKDPKNIELLDTIQNNLFIVAGELANEDAANFYKNSKSIGADDTKLLENVIDEYTAKLPVIHEFILPGRSVAGAHLHLSRSVCRRAERLIDHLHEEVTIRPDVLKYVNRLSDFLYILARDEDYVDHLEGLVDKVLDIYKKEVN